From the Catharus ustulatus isolate bCatUst1 chromosome 2, bCatUst1.pri.v2, whole genome shotgun sequence genome, the window atattttgttctttgtccgtaaataagccgcacctgaatataagccgctctgtggttcgcagcgaggacccgcgtgcaacaaagttgccaaatactaacagaaccgcggtatggcggggggtttactggctcagctaaggctgtgcaggctcagcccgctaggggctgctgacggggccaggtagcccagcccggtgctgccgcttggggctggccgccgcctctgggtttaCTCACCCCGaccccgctcacgccgcggcgccggccgggcacagagagagcgccccgctcgcATCGCAGTGCCGGCCGGGcatggagcaccccctgctctcGCCACGGCAGCGGAGGGTGGGGGTAGAgcccccccactcctccccgagccgcggcaatggcggcgcccccctcccctccctaggccgcagcaatggcggcgcggggtccccccatctctcccctgggttgcggcagaggagggaagaagagagctctcccgcctctctccccgccccccgtgctgcctgcagggagccagggcaacacagtaacactgtaacaatcgcggaatgccggtttttactggcaggtgcttggctcggcgccctggctggcacgtctggggttgtaaatgtcagaaaattattcacatattagccgcccccgactattagccgcacgtccgggtttccaccaaaatttttgtcaaattgctgcggcttgtattcgtgaaattactgtaaactgaTTTTGCTTAAAAGCTTATTTCATTTACCTTTCTGTTGAAAAACTGCATCAACCCTCTGACTAATTCCTGGAAATTCATCGACTGTCAGTCTAGGATAACCCTTCTCCATGGACTGGCTGTTTTCATCAAACCTGCATCATATGAAGGGAGACATGCAATTTTCCGGAGTTTAGACTTCAATTCTGCACAGAGTCAAGCAGTTTTCAAAAGATGCCCACCTCCTTCAATTTAGTTGGTTTCACTGGGGTTGCAAGATAAAGTTGTGCTATTTACTTCCACAAATGGCTGCAGGATGCTGGCCATTGTGTTTTCCATGAGGTTATTTCTTGTTTGTTGATAAAGTCAGGTACAGATCCAAAGAAGCATCCTAAGTGAGAAAAATTGAGGAAGACCCCCATTTCTGACTCCAGGGAAGGGATTTACCCTGTTGCATGATAACGGTGTGACAGACAGTGCATGGAAACTGGACAGATCCATTTCTGCTATAGCACATATTTATTGCATGAATTTTGACTCGTCCTCTCAGACTTTGATAAGATATTGTGCTTAAGATATAAAATATCCTCTACTATCTGTCAGATCTAGATGATGGAGGCAAGGAAGCTGGCTTATTTCTGATACAATCAAGTTCTTCCTAACTGAGTCAGGATGATTTTTATGAGATAGGGTTCCATTAAGGGAGTTGAAAGGAGAACCTAAAATGTTCTTCCAGATTTGAGGAAccatttcagggaaaaaaaaatgccccaaGTAAACAAAGCCTTTGTTTTACTTCTCCTTGgatacaataaatatttttcacaggCACATGAGGCTGAGAGAATGAGTTACTATTAAGAAATGTGTGTTGTAGTTTTCTTGCATGCTATTGTCTTGTGACCAAGGCAGTAAAATAACAATGCAAGACACTGTAAATACTCTACCCAAATTaatcaaaactaaaaaacaGGAAACCACAGGAATCTCTAAATCCAGCTGACATTTTATGTATCACTGAGGAACCCCACAATTAGTCACAATAAAATCTGTGTGACCCACGCTTGCCCTGGTTGCCTGAGGAAAACCTTTGTGACACTACCCTTGCACACAGAATCTTTCAGCTTCCCAAAATGGACTTCTTTCTTCCACCTGCATGCTTTTTGGGTATCAGGACTCATCCATGCCAGTTTGGGAATAGGGTTTGGAACAAACACATCAAAAAGCTAGAGCTAACCAGTCAAAGACAGGACAGGaactctcattttcctttttctgaaaggaataaaataatccaagacttttcaaaaacaaagaaatcctGCACAAGTCATCACAGCCAGCCTTCTGCTGAAGTAGGTTAGCTTTGATCTTTAATTTTTAGACACTTTTGTATTTGTGAAAGCTCTCTAGATGCcgggtttttttcagtttccagGCATAATGTATCAAAACCTGTCCATATTTTGAATGCCGACTTCAGGACACCCTTAAGCTCTCAAAAGGCAAAGCTATACTCTTCTCCCCATGCAGGAGTCAAAGAAACACTTCTATGAAAAGTAGGATTACTAGGATTGCCTACTTACATACAGTTACCTAAAAGGTCTACTTTCTCTTTTATCACATAGACACTTTAATTTTTATCCAGATTATATTGGAGTCATTCATAGGAAAACATCTGTTGATTCTTCTTACCTCCAGTACTTGTCACCTATGAAAAAGTCTGTCttccctgtatttttattacaaacagCTGCATCAACTTTCTTGACACCTTTAGGGAAGCCCAGTATGTTGATATTCTTTGGATAACCAAGCAACACCTGATATCCACTGATAACCCAGAATTTGTTGCCTgttaagagaaattaaaatatttcatttcaccACTCATTTTCAGACAGTAAATGATTAAATTTTATTGTAGGTTGTTTTCACTAGatgaaatattctgtgtttttgttttatttatttgaaaagtgaattttatgCACACATTGCTTCTTCCCacataattatatttaaaacaaagttaaaGAAAATCTCATACTTCACCTTTGAAAAGTAGGATTTGATCTTTTGTGTTCTCATAAGCAGCTTCAATACCAGGAGTCAGATTTGGCCAGAAGGCAGAAATTAACTCACGCTCAGCTTCTGAGTTATCAGGATATACCCTCCATAAGTGCCTGATTTAAATATGAAACAGGTTTTGTAGTACATAACAAACCACAGAAACTTCTATATGTGTAAAAGAATGTGAACAACATTGAGGCTTACAAGCTCTTTCTTGTCAGTGGAGCTACCTGGCTTGATGTGTCAGAAAGGAAATAACTCCTTGTGCTGAAAAGTGTTTGGCTTTTTAATTCTATCTTCATTCTGGAATTCCATTGATACTGATTGATAAATGGAATCAGTTACAGGAAGCTGAACATTTTAGGTTATTCCTGTACTGTACAGTAAGAGGGTTATAGGAGCACAGGCAGAACTTTCGGTAACCTCTTCAGCAGATTAATTCCCTGGATGATTTTGGGCTTGCAGAGGTGATTGGAGGAGACATGGGCTCAATTGTATTGTCAAACATACTTATTTCTTAGTTAGTTAGCTTCTTAGATTAGTAAAATCAATTAGACAATTAAATGTTCAAgtccaggttggatgaggctctgagaaATCTGGTCttgtgggaagtgtccctgcttggaactagatgatcatTGAGCtaccttccaaaccaaacctttATGagattttcaggaaatatttgcaTCAGAAAGTCAAGTCACTACTCAGTGTAACAATCTATACACTTGGGAATAAGGTCTCACTGGGATTGAGgtgttttctagaaaaaaatgaaatattttttaggtGATCGTGTTAATATAGCTAAATGCCTGCTAAAACCTTTATTTCCATGAATTGAAATCCTATTGTCTCACTGCAAATCCTGTAAAAATGTGAGCCACAAAAGTATACAGTCTTTGtataaattaggaaaaattgAACTCCATGCAGACAAATGCCATATCAGTATTTACCTGCCCTTTAGAAAAATGACCTCTTGTCGGAATGTAGTTATAGCATCGAAAGACATCTGGGAGCCACAGATTTTAGGTGAGTTAGGGGTAGTTGGCTTTTTATCTGGGGCATTTGGTCGGGATCCTGAGGGAGACATTTTGGAGAGAATATACCAAGTTATAGAAATATTAAGGTTTCCACaccttgctttttaaaagaatattatgCCAATATAATTAAGTTTATGGCGAAACTGTGTGAAAGAGATTATAAAGAGAATATTTCTCACCTGCTTACCGTTTTTTTTAAGCCATGGATTTTACTCACCATAAATAGACTGAATGCCACTTATATCATCTGGAGAAAGGGGAAATTCACTGGGGCTGACGTAGGCATAATTGGGGAACATGAGAGCCCTCTGATCATTAGAATGGGAGAGACCCAGGGCATGGCCAAACTCATGAGCAGCAACAAGGAACAAGTTGAACCCTTAAGAAATGGATTGAGAGAAGAGATCAGTCAAACTTTACTCAGTAAATGGCTGATACAATCACAGCAGGTCTATTGCTCAGTGGTAGTTTTCATACAATATATTGATGTTTGCTAGGGAATGCATCTATGTGAACATATTTTTGTGTAGGACAAGATTGTGGTCTTCCCCACTAGAAGAGAGAGACTTTTGACCCTCTTGCTTTCTGTTAACTACTAAAGTGTGTATGTATCATGAGTAGATATCTGGGGCTGAGTGTGGGTGCAGCTCTTTGGAATGTCCTGGCAATGTTTCCTGGCTGAGGTAGAGCAGATTAGATAGTGAGTCAGATCAAACTAACAACTCTCCAGGGCAAGGCAGGAGGACACACTCTGTGCTCACTGCAGATATCAAAGTGTCACTCTGTGTGTCACTCTCAAACATGAGAAAGCAAGGTGAGATCATGAAtagacaaggaaaaataaaatgttagtAGAACACTTTACCTTTCTACCATTGAGACTTTAAAGCATATGGTTTCTTTAGAAATTTgtcaaacaaaataattttttaaaatattatgctTCTGCATGCTTATTCCCAGTGAAATATATTaatacaataaattaaaaaaaatagaatttcctTCAACATGCATCCCTCCAAGTAACATGCCTTTCTGAATTTGGGAAGAATGATCTGCCCTGCAGACCAAGATCCAGAAATGGCAACAGATTTAATGAAGCTCACAAGCCTGTGACAGAGGAGAGGACTGGTCATCGATTGCCCAAGAAAGTCTGGCTGAAGCCAAGACATTCATTTCtcaaaaactcaaacaaaataaatcctcattttttccaCATGTATTTCCAGTCAGTCCTCCCCTCTCACGGGCTCTCCAAGTTCTGCAATGTCTGGCTGCTGGAGTTGTACTGCTGAGGAACAGTGGAAAAATTGGGGTTTACCCATTCAGGGCCAGTATGGGGAAAACATTATATTTAATCCTGTGACATGTCCAGCCTTCatccctcccctttttttttttccccaccacaATAAACCCACACTCTCCTTCCTCCTTGTGAAGTGGTTTTACAGTGCCTTTCTGTTCTTTAGCTCCTTGCTCTTGCTGACCTCACTTGTCTTGTTGCAGATTTCCATCCCAGAAATAGGGATGAGGAAAGGATCTGGAGTACCAGAGGGCAATGTGTTTACATTGGGGTTCTGCAAAGCACATGGTAGTGCCAGGCCTGGTGTGCAccaggaggggaaaagagaaagcttttATCAAGGGTTGTGAAACTCTGGGGCACCAACAGCCCCCAGGTAAGAGTGGTTGTGTCTGTGGCATTCCTACCTGAAAGGGACTGTCCTGTTGGTATTTTTATCAGGGCTAAATAAGGGTTAGAGAAGGTCAAGGTGAGTTTATGTCTATGTCATTGTAAGTGTCCCAGTTGGAGGATGGTCTGTAACACCCTCAAACTGCTCTTCTGGTGCCACGTTTCATCCCAGTCTCTTCCTTCTcttaaataaaatcagaatggAATTTATTTATCTGCGTAACACTTTAGAAACTTATTTTGAACCTACCAGCTGAGCCTGTGGTCCAGTCTTCATCCTCATCAAAGTGCACATCACCTCCTAAACCACTGCCAGGTGGAAAGGCATGAGCAAGAACTCCAAGGGGGCCATCAAAATAGCGAGGGCAATGTCCATGAACTAAATAACATGAAGTTGACAGAACACTAAGCTTAGGTTATGACTATTGATTAATCTGTCAATTAGTTCTATCATTGTATGCAGTTTTCATATTACCTTTGGTCCCAAAAGCAATCATTATATCTGCTATCCCCTTATGGATGCGAGTGAAAACCAGCGGGGTGACAGCACTCCACACTTCAAATGCCTTCTCAATTGCTTTAGCCACATCCTCCTTCCTCATATCTGGTGTGTAGTTTACAATTCTACAGTTATGAGAATTCAAGTATAATATTTagtatttgcagaaaaaaaaaaaatccctaataTGTTTAAGAAGGCGAACAGAAAATATAAGAAACAAAGTAACCTGTAAACAAATAGTTCCCAAGATTCATCTTGGGCTGAGTGAGCTTGATATGCGAAAATTGGGTGTGTTTGGGTATGGGATAACTGTCCAATATgtgtttttcataaaaatagTTGTGTGCACATTATcagttttttcttaaaatgggCCTTAGCCAGGAGGTTGTCACTTGAGCATGAGGAAAGTTACTTCCTCAGGTTTCCACGTGACTACTACAATGTTGTCTCAGCAAATTTTAAGGATAATGAGGCTTGTACAGTGTGCAGTTGATGTTTCTGTTTGgcttacagaatatttttcaggaGTGATATATGACAGGCAAAATATCATGGCTGAACCAGTAATAAATACCCAGCTTGATTTTCAGGAATTCCTCTCAGGAGCATGCATAGCTAACAGCTGTGGAGagagaaacatttctgtatttccaacAGGAAACAATTGCTATAGaagttatatttaaatataacaAATTTGGATACCCACAAACCTAAAATTTAAACTCAAAAAGTAATTACTGAAATACTACCTGTAtgtcagtttgttttttttccatccagGCAGAGTGAAGCCATAGAGACCCACATCAGGAACTCCACACCTGGATTTCTTCATCATTTCCAATGTCTCATTATCCAGTTTTCCAGTCATTTTCAAACCAAAAAATTGttgcattttctgaagtttttccGCTGCGGattcagcatttattttccatccAAGTTGATTTGGATCTGGCTCAACAGCATAGAATTTATTCAAATAGTTCTagtgaaaaaaaagtgacatttcaCATTTTGATCTGTTTCTTGAACAAATAAATATCTCAGGACTGATGTTGTTTGCATAGCTTGCTGGTAAAACCTGcctgggattttggagcacAACAGATGTTCTCCCAAGGATCATAGCTAAACAGAAACAGACAACATTGTGCTGACTCTTATTTACTTGCCATTTCCAGTTTGTAGAGATTTATCCTACTTTAGTAAAGCTCAGGCAACAGAGTTCCATGCAATAACATTGTCTCAGAAAGGCAGcaagctgctgtgcagctgcaacACACAGAATAGGTCTAAAAATAGAGGGCTCCATAGATCCCAGATATGGAGAATGCAGTTACCTGTACAAGCTTTGCATCTTCTTCATTGTCTTTCTCTGGGTGGATGAGAAGAGCATTAGAAAGAGTTGAGCATGTTACAAGCCAAAGTGAAAGAGTCTTCATTTTTGCTCCCATGCCTGTCCTGGTAGGAGAGCtgtctgctctctgctccatgTGCCTCCTTTCCCACATCCCAGTTCGTATGGTTATGGGGTGCTCTGGGGAGTCAGCTGTAGACTGACTCAGAGCTCATCATGCTCTGATTCCTTCCATGCAAGCTATAACAGACACAATAAAACTGCAGGCTGACACAACAAAACTTAATTGAACCCATTCGTTTCACAGTCATCTGAAGTCAGTTGGGATGTGAATATGTCTGAGCTACTATCTTTCAAAACTGGCACTCAGATTTAGGTATTTTACACTGGCTTTGGTAAACCTTACAATCTCATGCCAGATTAAGTGGTGGGCAAATGCAAAACCTGGTAAATTGTCCCAACACACCTGTGTGAAATGGCATCACCAAATGTAGAGGTACTCTACATTCTCAGCCCAGAAAATGGGATCAGTGTGTGAGGTATGAATcccataaaaaacaaaacaaaacaaactttggGAGAAATTACCGTAAGCAGATTATTTTCCAATTTATTCATAAAGTGAGACAGAATGTtttggaaaattaataaaaatgccaATTTGCTACTCACTTCTTTCTGGCAACTTtttgaaactgtatttttaaaaaaatattctgatggAATCCAAGATATACATAAATGACAGCAATTTTACCTTGTAAATTGGGCCTAAAGAATGTGAATAATCTTATGTCTCTGTCTgcatctatctatctatctatctatctatctatctatctatctatctatctatctatctatctttctatctatctatctatctatctatctatctatctatctatctatctatctatctatctatctacctaTTTGCCATTTCATCACTAAagggttttttcagtttaacCACATTAGCCACAGGGCATATGATTATTTCCTGTCTTAAGTAATTCAGAATAAGGGAAGTTTCAAGAGTCACACTGACTGTGACAAATTATGGGATTTCACCCTGTTCCAGCCAAGCACCTTCCTCTTCCACTGGCAGCAAAGGGAGATGAAGGTGTTCAGCACCTCAGAGGAGCTCTCACAGCTTTTACAAAACTATTGAAAGAAATGCCTTCATGTTGGACTGTGGCTTTTTCAGGAAATCCATGcttctgtttttttggtttttttgccatCCCTTACAGCCAGCTTTTCTCCATCTGGAGGAATTAATGATGAATTTTTTCATCCTAAAAGCTTTGTTGTTAAACTTTTTGTT encodes:
- the LOC116992532 gene encoding matrix metalloproteinase-27-like — protein: MQQFFGLKMTGKLDNETLEMMKKSRCGVPDVGLYGFTLPGWKKNKLTYRIVNYTPDMRKEDVAKAIEKAFEVWSAVTPLVFTRIHKGIADIMIAFGTKVHGHCPRYFDGPLGVLAHAFPPGSGLGGDVHFDEDEDWTTGSAGFNLFLVAAHEFGHALGLSHSNDQRALMFPNYAYVSPSEFPLSPDDISGIQSIYGSRPNAPDKKPTTPNSPKICGSQMSFDAITTFRQEVIFLKGRHLWRVYPDNSEAERELISAFWPNLTPGIEAAYENTKDQILLFKGNKFWVISGYQVLLGYPKNINILGFPKGVKKVDAAVCNKNTGKTDFFIGDKYWRFDENSQSMEKGYPRLTVDEFPGISQRVDAVFQQKGLFYFFHGSKQWEFDPIAKKVIREMESNSWFNC